The Ochotona princeps isolate mOchPri1 chromosome 22, mOchPri1.hap1, whole genome shotgun sequence nucleotide sequence ATGACAATATCCTGTTAGAAGACAGGCATTTGAGCAGAGAAATTACCCTGCCTCCAGAGCCTCCTGATATTGTAATGGGTATGCTGAAATCTTCCTTTGTGTACAAATTGAACAGATAATGATATTCAAATTAAGCACCAGAACTTCTGAGTTTAAATAGCAGTATAATATGGTGAAAGATAATAAGGAACATTATCCCTGCACCTTTTTTAATCTGGATCTCTACACTACATAATAGAAAATAGGGTTCTGAGAGAAATCATGAGGGGTATTTAACTAGGAGTGGATTTAGTATGAGAGCACACTTAAATACCTGCCTAAACATTGCTTTTAGGTCATTAAAATATATGCTacagggtaaaaaaaaatagcatgattTCACAATCTATGTACAGTTTGAGCAATTCGAAATGTGGGAAGGTACCTTCCCTACTTAAAACTGATATGACACTACTTCATATGATTTGAAGTCTTTAGCTTGATTTTTCTTAGTTAAAAGTATAATTAGCTTCATTTTTTATTCTTGACAACTTTTAAATGTTCTATTTGCTTTATTACCCAGTAATAGAAATTAAAACTAAGAGAATTAGGCAGTAAAAATTTAGTTGTGTTTTTATGAGTAATTTACCAGAATATAAAATGCTTATGTCAGTCGCTTATTGCAGTTGctgttattcatttttacttccaCTGTGACTATAGCCCAGCCTTAGATGTTGCATGTGCAAAAGGGAGATAATACTTGATAGACCTAAATATTATGGATTCCAGATCATGTAGTCTGAATCTTTTTATCTCTGCTGAATATGATTAGAAGAATTTGATGTCATGTAAATCATTcattaatttatcttttactttGCTTCTCATGTAATGCCTAGTTTATAACATacgcataatttttttaaataattattttcacgGTGATCTTGATTAATAAAACCAGATGATCCAGAGCATGTACACCtacctgaaaatgaaaaaaagaatgaatcaacATTGTTATCAAGTGAAGAAGAAAGATTTATCCTTGACCCAATTGATTTTTCAGGTCAGAGGCAttcatggttttattttatttttaatacgcTGCTAACTTGCTTGAAGATATCTGAATAATCTATGAAACACTATAATCTATATGAAATCATTTTACAATCAGAGAATAGTGTGAATAACTTTTGAGATGATTTGCTCATCAAATTCAGTACTATTCAAACCATATATCTAATGTTagaagtggaaaaaaataaaactgagttcattttaaaaagtttttggttCTTATAAGGAGGGCAAGTGgggtggttcaattggctaatcttccatgtgctaacAACTGGCATCCTCTACAGGTACAAGTTAGTGTCCCACTCCTCTGcctcccatcgagctccctgcctatggtctgagaaagcagtgaaagatggcccaaagccttgagatcctgtaaccgatgtaggagacctagaaatagctcctggctcctggctttggattggctcagctccaatcattgcggctatttgggaagtgaaccagcagatggaagatctttctctctctgtcactcctcctctctgtaaacctgtctttccatttaaagtaaataaatatttttaagataagtTATTAAGACATTATTCAATGATGGGTGCAGGAATGAAAAATATAACCGTTTCTGCTTTATAAAAAAAGTTTAGTCTAATCAGTAAAATAGAAGGCAGAATAAAAAGGATCTTAAGAGACATGCTTCTGACACTGAACTTCAAGCATGTTTTTAGGAATAAACCATGAGTTTCAAAAGTAATTTGATCCTTTACATGATTTTAAGTAGTATAATTGATGCAAATTTCAATTTATAAAACTCAAGCATGCAAGGtatgaaatatttcaattttttttcttcatagaaTCAGCTCTGAGCCTCTATGCTATAGATTGACAGAATTCAGTCTGCATAGCTCCCCTGTCCATCCTAAGCTATGTGGTACCAAAGTTTCCAGAGAGATATGGAAAGTGCAAAGGAACCCAGCAGTTTGTGGTATTTAAGCCCAAGCAGCCTCTGTAATCATCACTTAGCCAGCCTCTCTGGGATCCTGTCACCTCCCTAGGAGTTTCTGATGCCCATCAGCAAGCAAGTCCCTGTTCCTTCTGGCTCATCTGATCTCAGATCTTTACCTATTCTGGAAAATTTAAATTCTGCCCTCCACCTTTGCAGCTTTACTAAAGAAAAGCTGGACTTCTGTTTTCTACCTGCTAAAATTTCCTAAAGAATTTTTCCTTTTGGACCTATGGACCTAGCTTTCAGGAACGGAAAATACattgaacaaataaaaatgttttagaaggtTATTGGTTGACTTTTTCTCAGGACAGAGACTCTGCCCCACATTTTCTTATTTGCCCACGTAACGGGTCAACAAAGCACCCCCTAAGCACTTTTGAATAACACTGATAAAACGGAATAGCTGTTGTCTGCTCAGGTACTCTAGCTGTAGAATAAAAAAGGTAAGGCCAAGAGAAAAGGATTTCCTTGCTGATGCAACTCTGTAGGTTTAATGTGGTAGACATTTCTTGGATGCGCGTGCAGCACCTAGACTATTGCTTCATAAAGCTGTAAAGCCAATCACGTTGATGCCTATGTCTTACATTTAGACATTGCTgagaaaagaaaaggtaaaaagaGGAGACTGCTAATAGATCCTGTCAAGGAGATCAGCAGCAAAAATATGCATAAACAACTTACTTCCTTTGTGGACACACTCATGGTTTTGGAACTTGCACCTCCTACCCAAAGATTAATGATGTGGAAGAAGAAGGGAAGAGTGGACACACTTCTGTCAACTGCCGCCCAGGATTTAATTCACGCTGAACTGAAAATGGTAACAGTTTCCATCCTTTTACAGGGACGTAGTGTTTGGTTATaactaaataaatgcatatttacacacatatgtatcatAGAAATTAAACTTGTGAAAAAGCATTACCTAATTTTTGAATTAGTTTATTAGGTATGAATATATGGATTATGGTTTCTACCTTTTAGCATATGTGCTTTCTATTGAATTGCTTTATAGAAACCAAGAGataaaatgtgtgtattttttcagTTGTTCACAAAGTGCTTTCTGTCCTCTGGCTCTAAACTTGGAAGAAAACTGATGCAGAAAGTATCAGTAAGGGAGGAAGTGGAAAACCCAGACATAGTAGGTGAGACCTCCTAATTCCTTGATGTTGAGGGGAAAGTTGTGGgggaaaaattattttacatttcaaaatgaagatGGGATTTACTTCTTTCCAGGGGTGGGGAACATCCATCCCCTGTGAGCTGTATAAGGCCCATGGAATTatctggtctagccctgccaaggCAATCACACACAGCACTCAAAATTCAGCAGATCCATCAtgggataattttttaaaaaagattttgttttatctttattacaaagtcagatatacagagaggagaagagataaagaggaagatcttccgtctgatgattcactccccaagtgagagcaaagggccagtgctgtgccgatccggagccaggagccaggaacttccttcccgCCCTCCCactcaggtcccaaggctttgagccatcctcgactgctttcccaggccacaagcagggagctggatgggaagtagagctgccgggattagaaccagtgaccatatgggatccggcacattcaaggcgaggactttcgccacgaCCTCACTACCGGGCCcgggataattttttttttaagatttatttttattacaaagtcagatatacagagagtaggagagacagagaggaagatcctccgtccgatgattcactccccaagtgggccgatgagcgccgatccgTAGCCAAgaaactggaacctcctctgggtctcccatgcgggtgcagtgtcccaatgcattgggccgtcctcgactgctttcccaggccacaagcagggagctggatgggaagtggagcatccaggattagaaccggcgcccatatgggatcccggggctttcaaggctaggactttggctgctaggccatgcctctgggTCCCGggataatttttaagttgatgattTTGTATGGGCCACGAATGATGTTACAGATATCCAGATGGCTCTTGACAGGACAGCTTTCCCATTCCTATCCAAATATAAATGGTTTCTCTAAAATAGTATTTGAACTGGAAAGAGATTATTGCTTTAGTACTGAATGTCTCTGCTTTTGCcctaaatactttattttttaaatgtagtatATATACCGTGTGAATCATTCTTGTTCCTACCTCCTCTGTCTCCAAAGGCAGTACCCATAAATTCCccccaaaagaaaaatctttgtatCTATCTGGATAATTTTTTAAACCAACTAACATGAAAAATCATTTAGCAAATAAAATTAACCTGTGATGGTGAATATCTCCATCCACTCAGAGGGTACATAAAGTATTAATAATCATTGATTATTGCTGTAAAATCATAAAGTAATTATAACATTGACTTACATAGTTAGTGGGCCCTCATTCACTGTTCCTGAAGACATTAAAATCTGTTGAAGAGTAACATAAAATGGGTTGAGGGTGAATGTGCATGTGTGGAGCAGGAGCCAGTTGGCAGAGGGTGGGAAATGGAGGTGAGagacaggagaaaaagaaggtAAGTATATAAGGCTTGGAGCTGCTGGGTTCCAAGTTGTCAGACACCCCGTTTTTTACCAATCATATCacagtttcattttgaaaggTATCTTGATGAAATATTCTTTACTCCTTTGATAATTCAGAAACCTCCAGGATGGAAGACCCAGATTCCCAACTAGAGTTAATTCAGTTCCGAACTGGAAAGCATGTGATTAATGGATCTAAGAGTAGCTTTCATGAACATATCAGTAAAAATATGAGCTCTGAGGTAAGTTATCAACAGAAAATCATTGAAATATTTTGACACATTTAGTGTAGGAATACAAATGCTGatatatatttttgcatttatagttcacatttcattttatgttctataattttttttagtaAGCAGAGCATTGTAGGGTGAAACATTGTGTTATTCTATAGAATAGTAGTCTCTAGAAGTTTGTACTAGTAGATCATAAAGTAGGATCAgtgctttttcataatatattagGTAGGACAGTATTTATATGACTACTATAGTTTACATGTTACattaaataaacaattaaaacttTACCTGAGCCTGGTTATATGCTGAGAAACCTAGTAGGCTCCATCTTGAACATGACATGGAATCTTTTAGCCAATAGATTTCTGTTTTGTCTTGATCATGAATTTACCTTTCCTAACTTGAATATCTTTTAAGGTCCACCAGTTACTTTGGCCTCGAATCTGAGACTATCCAAGGACCTatgatcaaaataatttttaaaaactctttctgtGAAGACATGTTTACTTAAACAATGTAACTATTTGAAAAATGTAGTTGGAAACAATGtgctttaaaatactttttctgaTGTCACATTATTGTTTATACAAATGTAAATATAATCATACCATAAACATGAGCCAGTGCTTTTCTAGTGTATAGCATTGTCACTGTATTTGGAAAATCACTCTGGGAATTTAAAGCTAACCTACACTGAAACTGAATgaccttgaaaagaaaaacaacctcattaaatgtgttttattaaatatttgataGTATGCTAGGAAGTGTACTTGAAAGTATTACTCTCTTCCTTACTTGGGTTTAATCATTTATTAGAGTGTACCTACTAAAAATTATGATTAGGCTAACTTGCCTAGTTTATTGTTATTTGGAAGGGAACTACAACGGAGTTATTTGTAGACACtctaacaaaatatatttttctcatgtACTTGACGTAGAAACAGATGTAACTGTTCTTTTGAATCTTTATTCCTTTACCATATGCTATGCTTTATCCTTCAAATCTATTCTTattttgcttccaaataaaatgaacgAATGTGAAATATACTCAAGTAGGAGGTTTGAAAAAACAGAAAGTATTGATTCTGAATAATCATTTTATAATCATTACAAAACTTTAAAAGACAATttgtagaattaaaaaataaaaacataaggtTTCATAAATAATGTATGTTAAATAATAAGATGTAGCTCTATATtctctaaaattttttaaaaacagaaatgaagaaaactatGTTAAAACAATCTCTTCAGGTAGGAGATATAGCTGGGGGATTAAGTATGGGGAAGGATTGAAGAAAAAAAGGCCCAGTGGCTTTTAGAGTaatgaaaagggaaggaaatcaTGGGGAATGGAGTATTctgactttctctttccttttatgtCCTCCCTTCTAAaggacacagtttttttttattcccttttGTTGGTGAAAACTCCAGCAGTGGTGGCAGCAATGCTGCATGGTTCTGGTAGCGATATTAATATCCCTTCCCTCGTTCTCACTCCCTCTGCTTGCCTATTGCAGAGCTCTTCCCTCtgccacctgcccctggcctgagAAGAAGTAGAACACAGGAGCTAGATAAAACACCTCGGAGGAAAGCAGTCTCAGCAGAACACTGGTGGAGACTGTAGATGTGAGGCCTGCCgtggagagggagacaggaaggagaaaagcaaGAAAGGAGGGACAGGCGTGCAAGTTCTTTGCTTGTGGGAGGCAAACGAAAAACGGGAATATTCAAGTTAGGATTGCCTATTGGGATGTTTCCAAAATAAAACCTAAAGAATGTGGTAGTATTTTAACTGGTTTTAAGTTGTTTGAGAATAGAACTTTCATGTGATTAAAGCATTTAGCAAAATTGGATTATGATAACCACTAGTAAAATTGTCTATCTTCCTTCTGACTTGCTTTTGCAGGATGTTGTTGAAATGATTTCATCAACTGCTGAGGAATCATCTTTGATGAATGGTTTCATGgcagaggaaattgaaaattGTTCAGCTGAATTGGTAAGTATATGTCTAGTCTTGGgaatgttctttaaaattttgttcctAAATAAGCTCTTATATACCTAAAAATTGGTGTTTAGCGATTTCATGTGACTTCTTAAATTTATAACTTAATTCACGATCACAGCAATTATGTTTAATAAAGCGTTCAGAATCACtccttttttgtatttcttttgaaactttataacttttttatttttaagaactttATAAAATTCTAAAAGACAATGTTGAGTTTTATGTTCATCAAAGGTATTGacagttttaaaatgttgaaaactgCTGTTTTAATTTACTCTTATATCTAGAGAATCAAAAGTTTAGGTCTAggatatttcaaattttatttcatttacaaaaacAGTGTgggcatttttgttttccttaactaaatggcccaatgcctttaTGTATAcaagccatttggaaaccagtaATCTACTCATTGGTCCATATGTTGACAGAAAAGTCATACATAAAATCTTACTCACCTGACCCCCTCTATGTTACCACCTTATTTCTCTGGAACTTGACCCACAGTTCAGAAAGCACTTTAGAATTGTAAAAATTTTTAGTAAAACTTTTTCAGTAACTAATATCAAAGCATTCTTAATGCCTGCTGATGGTGCTAACTTGTTTTTGAATGaataattgtgtttttttaaaagatgtatttttactggaaattcagatatacagagaggaggagaaacagagaggaaaatctcctatctgctgattcattccccaagaggctatAATggccactggagctgagccaatctgaagccaggagcttcttattggtctcccatgcaggtgcagggtcccaaggctttgggccatcctcaactgctttcccaggccacaagcagggagctgaatgggaaacagggccaccgggattagaaccagtgatcatatgggatcctggcgtgtgcaaggcaaggactttagccgctaggctaccatgctggggcccTGAATGAATTATTTTTGTAATGGGCTCCaagactattattattttttcattcataGAAACAAGCTGAATTTTCTGGATAATCTCAGAGTCAATAAAGAACCTGAACTTTTTAACCTGGAAACATCCAAGCAGCTGAGACAGAGGCcaattgattcattttttttttttttaaagattttattgtttattggaaagccagatatacagagaggaggagagacagagaggaagatcttccgtcc carries:
- the RAD21L1 gene encoding double-strand-break repair protein rad21-like protein 1 isoform X2 translates to MLLNCSGPVAEHSSGSLIGEKSLFYDSRDAFGDEGDAGEMIDNLLQDDDNILLEDRHLSREITLPPEPPDIVMDDPEHVHLPENEKKNESTLLSSEEERFILDPIDFSDIAEKRKGKKRRLLIDPVKEISSKNMHKQLTSFVDTLMVLELAPPTQRLMMWKKKGRVDTLLSTAAQDLIHAELKMLFTKCFLSSGSKLGRKLMQKVSVREEVENPDIVETSRMEDPDSQLELIQFRTGKHVINGSKSSFHEHISKNMSSEDVVEMISSTAEESSLMNGFMAEEIENCSAELDSSGNEQSIDIERWNRRMLQMLNTLREYSKMGMESFSLMKLCRNCNRKQAAAKFYGFLVLKKQQAIELSQSAPYADITATVGPMFHKL